Proteins encoded within one genomic window of Humulus lupulus chromosome 1, drHumLupu1.1, whole genome shotgun sequence:
- the LOC133790359 gene encoding long chain acyl-CoA synthetase 1-like isoform X1: protein MIIYFSKLLNSLHTASSSSSNLSLYHHCLREKEKMMKQFSVQVEEGKEGKDGKPSVGPVYRNLLSKNNFPPADPELSTAWEIFSKSVERYPGNRMLGWRKLVDEKWGPYVWKTYKEVHEEVLQIGSALRASGAEPGSRIGIYGSNCPEWIVAMEACNAHSLICVPLYDTLGPGAVNFIIDHAEVDYVFIQDKKVKELLNPDCRSSERLKTLVCFTSLTEEEKEKATQIGIKPFSWKEYLDMGRENPAEIIPPQIHNVSTIMYTSGTSGDPKGVVLTHETIAFSVRGIDLFLEQFEDKMTGDDTYLSFLPLAHILDRLIEEYFFHKGASVGYYHGDLNALGEDLMELKPTLFAGVPRVFERVYEGIKKGVQQLNPRRRVIFDLLYKYKLAWMNWGYKNKNASPLADLLAFRKIKARLGGRVRLIISGAAPLSSEIEEFLRVTSCAFVVQGYGLTETCGPTTISYPDEMSLVGCVGPVSVYNELRLEEVPEMGYNPLGNPARGEICLRGKSVFVEYHKKPELTREAIIDGWFHTGDIGEMLPNGAIKIIDRKKNLIKLSQGEYVALEYLENVYGITPIVEDIWVYGNSFKSSLIAVVIPNEENTKKWAYEKGHMGSFSELCQLDQLTNYVLSELKLTAERNKLRGFEFIKGVILDPQPFDMDRDLVTATLKKKRNQLFKLYQVQIDEQYNKLGGRK, encoded by the exons ATGATCATATATTTTTCAAAGCTACTCAACTCACTCCACACTGCATCATCTTCTTCCTCCAATCTCTCACTTTATCACCACT gtttgagagagaaagagaagatgaTGAAGCAGTTTTCAGTTCAAGTTGAAGAAGGAAAGGAAGGCAAGGATGGGAAGCCTTCAGTTGGTCCAGTGTACAGAAACTTGCTTTCCAAGAATAACTTTCCTCCAGCTGATCCTGAATTAAGTACAGCTTGGGAAATATTCAG CAAATCTGTTGAGAGATATCCTGGAAATCGAATGCTCGGATGGCGAAAACTTGTTGATGAAAAg TGGGGGCCTTATGTTTGGAAAACATACAAGGAAGTTCATGAGGAAGTTCTTCAAATTGGTTCTGCATTACGTGCATCTGGTGCTGAACCT GGCTCTCGTATTGGGATTTATGGATCAAATTGCCCTGAATGGATTGTGGCAATGGAG GCTTGCAATGCTCACAGTTTGATCTGTGTGCCTCTCTATGACACCCTTG GGCCAGGAGCTGTAAATTTTATAATAGATCATGCTGAGGTTGATTATGTTTTCATCCAAGATAAGAAAGTTAAAGAA CTACTGAATCCTGATTGTAGATCATCTGAACGGCTAAAAA CTTTGGTTTGCTTCACTTCATTGActgaagaagagaaggaaaaggcaACTCAGATTGGGATAAAACCATTCTCCTGGAAGGAATACCTCGATATG GGAAGAGAAAACCCAGCAGAGATTATTCCACCACAGATCCATAATGTTAGCACAATTATGTATACCAGTGGTACCAGTGGAGATCCAAAAGGTGTTGTGTTAACACATGAAACCATTGCCTTTTCTGTTAGAGGGATTGACCTCTTTTTGGAACAGTTTGAAGATAAG ATGACAGGAGATGATACCTATTTATCATTTCTGCCTCTGGCTCATATCCTTGACCGCTTGATCGAAGAATACTTCTTCCACAAAGGTGCTTCTGTTGGCTATTATCATGGG GATCTTAATGCGTTGGGGGAAGATTTAATGGAACTAAAGCCAACACTTTTTGCTGGGGTACCAAGAGTTTTCGAAAGAGTGTATGAAG GTATAAAGAAAGGAGTACAACAACTCAATCCAAGAAGGAGGGTGATTTTTGATCTTCTTTATAAGTA CAAACTTGCTTGGATGAACTGGGGATACAAAAACAAAAATGCTTCACCTTTAGCAGATCTTTTAGCCTTCAGAAAG ATAAAAGCTAGACTAGGTGGCCGTGTTCGCCTTATAATATCAGGAGCAGCTCCTTTGAGTTCTGAAATCGAAGAATTCTTGCGTGTTACAAGCTGCGCCTTTGTTGTCCAAGGCTACG GGTTAACAGAAACTTGTGGACCAACAACTATATCCTATCCTGATGAAATGAGCCTAGTTGGTTGTGTTGGACCAGTATCAGTCTACAATGAGTTGCGCCTAGAGGAGGTTCCTGAAATGGGCTACAATCCACTTGGAAATCCTGCTCGCGGTGAGATATGTCTTAGAGGGAAGTCTGTTTTTGTTGAGTACCACAAAAAGCCTGAGCTAACAAGAGAAGCAATTATAGATGGTTGGTTCCATACAG GGGATATAGGGGAAATGCTTCCAAATGGAGCTATTAAGATAATTGATAGGAAAAAGAATCTTATAAAACTGTCTCAAGGAGAGTATGTTGCTCTTGAGTACTTGGAGAATGTTTATGGTATTACTCCAATTGTTGAAGAT ATTTGGGTATATGGGAACAGCTTCAAATCATCTCTAATTGCAGTAGTTATACCTAATGAAGAAAACACCAAAAAATGGGCGTATGAAAAGGGTCATATGGGTTCATTTTCTGAGTTGTGTCAGCTTGATCAGCTGACCAATTATGTGCTTTCAGAGCTAAAGTTAACAGCTGAGAGAAACAAG CTAAGAGGGTTTGAATTCATCAAAGGAGTCATTCTAGATCCTCAACCTTTTGACATGGACAGAGACTTGGTGACAGCAacattgaaaaagaaaagaaaccagCTTTTCAAATTATATCAG GTCCAAATTGACGAGCAATACAATAAATTGGGTGGGCGCAAATGA
- the LOC133790359 gene encoding long chain acyl-CoA synthetase 1-like isoform X2: MMKQFSVQVEEGKEGKDGKPSVGPVYRNLLSKNNFPPADPELSTAWEIFSKSVERYPGNRMLGWRKLVDEKWGPYVWKTYKEVHEEVLQIGSALRASGAEPGSRIGIYGSNCPEWIVAMEACNAHSLICVPLYDTLGPGAVNFIIDHAEVDYVFIQDKKVKELLNPDCRSSERLKTLVCFTSLTEEEKEKATQIGIKPFSWKEYLDMGRENPAEIIPPQIHNVSTIMYTSGTSGDPKGVVLTHETIAFSVRGIDLFLEQFEDKMTGDDTYLSFLPLAHILDRLIEEYFFHKGASVGYYHGDLNALGEDLMELKPTLFAGVPRVFERVYEGIKKGVQQLNPRRRVIFDLLYKYKLAWMNWGYKNKNASPLADLLAFRKIKARLGGRVRLIISGAAPLSSEIEEFLRVTSCAFVVQGYGLTETCGPTTISYPDEMSLVGCVGPVSVYNELRLEEVPEMGYNPLGNPARGEICLRGKSVFVEYHKKPELTREAIIDGWFHTGDIGEMLPNGAIKIIDRKKNLIKLSQGEYVALEYLENVYGITPIVEDIWVYGNSFKSSLIAVVIPNEENTKKWAYEKGHMGSFSELCQLDQLTNYVLSELKLTAERNKLRGFEFIKGVILDPQPFDMDRDLVTATLKKKRNQLFKLYQVQIDEQYNKLGGRK, from the exons atgaTGAAGCAGTTTTCAGTTCAAGTTGAAGAAGGAAAGGAAGGCAAGGATGGGAAGCCTTCAGTTGGTCCAGTGTACAGAAACTTGCTTTCCAAGAATAACTTTCCTCCAGCTGATCCTGAATTAAGTACAGCTTGGGAAATATTCAG CAAATCTGTTGAGAGATATCCTGGAAATCGAATGCTCGGATGGCGAAAACTTGTTGATGAAAAg TGGGGGCCTTATGTTTGGAAAACATACAAGGAAGTTCATGAGGAAGTTCTTCAAATTGGTTCTGCATTACGTGCATCTGGTGCTGAACCT GGCTCTCGTATTGGGATTTATGGATCAAATTGCCCTGAATGGATTGTGGCAATGGAG GCTTGCAATGCTCACAGTTTGATCTGTGTGCCTCTCTATGACACCCTTG GGCCAGGAGCTGTAAATTTTATAATAGATCATGCTGAGGTTGATTATGTTTTCATCCAAGATAAGAAAGTTAAAGAA CTACTGAATCCTGATTGTAGATCATCTGAACGGCTAAAAA CTTTGGTTTGCTTCACTTCATTGActgaagaagagaaggaaaaggcaACTCAGATTGGGATAAAACCATTCTCCTGGAAGGAATACCTCGATATG GGAAGAGAAAACCCAGCAGAGATTATTCCACCACAGATCCATAATGTTAGCACAATTATGTATACCAGTGGTACCAGTGGAGATCCAAAAGGTGTTGTGTTAACACATGAAACCATTGCCTTTTCTGTTAGAGGGATTGACCTCTTTTTGGAACAGTTTGAAGATAAG ATGACAGGAGATGATACCTATTTATCATTTCTGCCTCTGGCTCATATCCTTGACCGCTTGATCGAAGAATACTTCTTCCACAAAGGTGCTTCTGTTGGCTATTATCATGGG GATCTTAATGCGTTGGGGGAAGATTTAATGGAACTAAAGCCAACACTTTTTGCTGGGGTACCAAGAGTTTTCGAAAGAGTGTATGAAG GTATAAAGAAAGGAGTACAACAACTCAATCCAAGAAGGAGGGTGATTTTTGATCTTCTTTATAAGTA CAAACTTGCTTGGATGAACTGGGGATACAAAAACAAAAATGCTTCACCTTTAGCAGATCTTTTAGCCTTCAGAAAG ATAAAAGCTAGACTAGGTGGCCGTGTTCGCCTTATAATATCAGGAGCAGCTCCTTTGAGTTCTGAAATCGAAGAATTCTTGCGTGTTACAAGCTGCGCCTTTGTTGTCCAAGGCTACG GGTTAACAGAAACTTGTGGACCAACAACTATATCCTATCCTGATGAAATGAGCCTAGTTGGTTGTGTTGGACCAGTATCAGTCTACAATGAGTTGCGCCTAGAGGAGGTTCCTGAAATGGGCTACAATCCACTTGGAAATCCTGCTCGCGGTGAGATATGTCTTAGAGGGAAGTCTGTTTTTGTTGAGTACCACAAAAAGCCTGAGCTAACAAGAGAAGCAATTATAGATGGTTGGTTCCATACAG GGGATATAGGGGAAATGCTTCCAAATGGAGCTATTAAGATAATTGATAGGAAAAAGAATCTTATAAAACTGTCTCAAGGAGAGTATGTTGCTCTTGAGTACTTGGAGAATGTTTATGGTATTACTCCAATTGTTGAAGAT ATTTGGGTATATGGGAACAGCTTCAAATCATCTCTAATTGCAGTAGTTATACCTAATGAAGAAAACACCAAAAAATGGGCGTATGAAAAGGGTCATATGGGTTCATTTTCTGAGTTGTGTCAGCTTGATCAGCTGACCAATTATGTGCTTTCAGAGCTAAAGTTAACAGCTGAGAGAAACAAG CTAAGAGGGTTTGAATTCATCAAAGGAGTCATTCTAGATCCTCAACCTTTTGACATGGACAGAGACTTGGTGACAGCAacattgaaaaagaaaagaaaccagCTTTTCAAATTATATCAG GTCCAAATTGACGAGCAATACAATAAATTGGGTGGGCGCAAATGA